Genomic window (Streptomyces sp. LX-29):
TGGCAGCGTGCGCCGACCCCGGGCCGGTGCCGGCGAGAGCCGGCTGATCCGCCTGCCCCGCCTCGGCCGCCGCGACGGCCCCGGTGTCCCCGGCGGCCCCGGCAGACGCGATGGCCCCGGCGGCCTCGGTGGCCTGCGCGGCATGGGCGGCCTGGGCGAAGAGGTCCTCCTGGGTGTAGTCGGCGAGGCCGCTGACGCCGACCCCCAGCAGCCGCACCCCCGCGGTGGTGTCGACCTGCTCGATCAGCCGCGCCGCCGCCTCCCGCACCACCGCCGGGTCGTCCGTGGGCCCGCGCAGCGTCTCGGAGCGGGTGAGGGTGGAGAAGTCATAGCTCCGCACCTTGATCACGACGGTCCGGCCGGAGCGGCCTGCTCCACGCAGTCGCTCCACACACCGGTCGGCCAGCCGGGCCAGCTCCAGCTCGATCCGCACCCGGTCGGTGACGTCGACGTCGAAGGTGTCCTCCACCGAGACGGACTTGGTGTCCCGCTCGGCGACCACCGGACGGTCGTCCCGGCCGTTCGCCATCGCGTACAGCGACGCGCCGTGCGCCTTGCCCAGCAGTCGCACCAGCTCCGCCTCGCCCGCCTCGCGCGTCTCGGCGACGGTGTGGATCCCCACCCGGCGAAGCGCCTCCGCGGTCGCCGGGCCCACCCCGGGCAGGGTGCGCACCGTCATGGGTCCGAGCAGCTCCCACTCGGTCCCCGGCTCGATCACCACCAGGCCGTCCGGCTTGGCCTGCTCCGAGGCGATCTTGGCCAGCATCTTCGAGCCCGCGAGCCCCACCGAGCCGGTCAGGCCGGTGGCGGCGTGGATGTCGGCGCGCAGCCGCTCGCCCACGGCCCGGGCGGACGCCGTGTCGGCCACGGCCGCGTCCCCCGCCTCCAGGTCCACGAACGCCTCGTCCAGGCTGAGCGGCTCCACCAGCGGGGAGAGCCGGCCGAGCAACCCCATCACGATGTCGCTCACCTGGCGGTAGACCGTGAAGCGCGGGGTGAGGTAGGCGGCGTTGGGGCAGAGCCGACGGGCCTGGGCCATGGCCATCGCCGAGTGCACCCCGAAGACCCGCGCCTCATACGAGGCGGTGGCCACCACACCGCGCGGTCCCAGCCCTCCGACGATCACCGGCTTTCCGCGCAGGCTCGGCTTGGCCGCCTGCTCCGCCGAAGCGTAGAAGGCGTCCATGTCCAGATGCAGGATCGTGGGCGCATCCCTCACACCTCAGATGCTGCCGCATGCCACTGACATTCGAACGCAGGCGGCCTCCGGGCGCGTGCGCCGGCGGCGCGCCGAGTGGCCGGAGTGACCCGGGAGCGAGAGCCGGAGCGGGGCCGCCTGGGGCGCCGCAGGTGTGTCGCACGGCCCTGCGCGGTCTTCGCGCGGGGCGCGTCAGCCCGCGCGGTTGCGGCGCCGCGCGAGTTCGTCGGCGGGGTTGGGGCGCACCAGCGTCTCGCCCGTGTCCGCCCGCTCGCCGTGCAGCTGGGAGAGGGCCGCCTCCACATCGCGCCAGACGACGCCGACCGCGATCCCGAAGACGCCCTGGCCACCCTGGAGCAGCTCGACGACCTCGTCCGGGGAGGTGCACTCGTAGACGGTGGCGCCATCGCTCATCAGCGTCATGCGCGCCAGGTCGTCCAGCCCTCGGGTGCGCAGGTGCTGGACGGCGGTGCGGATGTTCTGCAGCGAGACCCCGGTGTCCAGCAACCTCTTGACGATCTTGAGGACGACGACATCCCGGAAGCTGTAGAGCCGCTGGGTCCCCGACCCGTACGCGGGGCGCACGCTCGGCTCCACGAGTCCGGTGCGCGCCCAGTAGTCCAACTGGCGGTAGGTGATACCCGCCGCCGCACAGGCGGTCGGTCCGCGGTATCCGATCAGATCGGAGGAGCCTTCCGGGTCCGCGGCGCGCTGCGCCGTGACCCGATGTCGGGGCGTCGATTCCGCCGCCGCGCCCCTGCCGAGCGGATACGGACCGCCGGCCGCCGTGCCGTCGCCGGTGCTTC
Coding sequences:
- a CDS encoding DNA polymerase IV, encoding MRDAPTILHLDMDAFYASAEQAAKPSLRGKPVIVGGLGPRGVVATASYEARVFGVHSAMAMAQARRLCPNAAYLTPRFTVYRQVSDIVMGLLGRLSPLVEPLSLDEAFVDLEAGDAAVADTASARAVGERLRADIHAATGLTGSVGLAGSKMLAKIASEQAKPDGLVVIEPGTEWELLGPMTVRTLPGVGPATAEALRRVGIHTVAETREAGEAELVRLLGKAHGASLYAMANGRDDRPVVAERDTKSVSVEDTFDVDVTDRVRIELELARLADRCVERLRGAGRSGRTVVIKVRSYDFSTLTRSETLRGPTDDPAVVREAAARLIEQVDTTAGVRLLGVGVSGLADYTQEDLFAQAAHAAQATEAAGAIASAGAAGDTGAVAAAEAGQADQPALAGTGPGSAHAASASGPPGASVSAPRDAGGTGRPVGPAAGHGAAGERLQGAEETPPRRWLPGLDVRHAEYGSGWVQGSGVGRVTVRFEKPWSAPGRVRTFAVDDPDLEPGEPLPLVPSAADLAATEHADTPVQARSGHPGGGPERRRSAADGAAPGPLGAAQAGPSASS
- a CDS encoding MerR family transcriptional regulator, with amino-acid sequence MRSTGDGTAAGGPYPLGRGAAAESTPRHRVTAQRAADPEGSSDLIGYRGPTACAAAGITYRQLDYWARTGLVEPSVRPAYGSGTQRLYSFRDVVVLKIVKRLLDTGVSLQNIRTAVQHLRTRGLDDLARMTLMSDGATVYECTSPDEVVELLQGGQGVFGIAVGVVWRDVEAALSQLHGERADTGETLVRPNPADELARRRNRAG